The Salvia miltiorrhiza cultivar Shanhuang (shh) chromosome 2, IMPLAD_Smil_shh, whole genome shotgun sequence DNA window TTTTTCTCTATATTCATCTACTGATCAAAACACCTATATATAGCAATATAGACAAGAGTCCTAACTGAACTAGGAAAGTACTAACTTGCTTTACAATTTATACCATATATACAAATTTAATTCTTTATAACATGTCAAAGAAACCACCCTAGGATAAAACTTCATTCATTTTAAAATTCAGCGACAAATCATCCATGAGGGATACCAAAGGACTTATAAATTGGTACAAGAGATGTCAAAACTAGTCGAAGAGAGATCAACTAGAGAGTGGATTTTAAAGCAACCAACCATAATCTAGAAACTGGAAATATCTTAAgtgcttttttcttttttctttcttgtacCTTTAAATCAAAAGGTGCTAGATGAATCGAACAGGAAGTCCCAGACAGCAAGGACTACTTTTTTTATGAGGTTCTTCTGCTGAAACTCTCAAGCAAGGATCTGAAATATCATCGCCCTGGATCAAGATAGTGACTCAAATAATTCCGAAGGATAGCCAATTGGATACAAATGAGTCCATTGAGAACTAATATACAAAACTCTTCTGCTGAAACTCTCAAGCAAGGATCTGAAATATCATCGCCCTGGATCAAGATAGTGACTCAAATAATTCCGAAGGATAGCCAATTGGATACAAATGAGTCCATTGAGAACTAATATACAAAACTCTGCTGAGGAAATTGCTGTTATGATAAGATGTTAAGTCTTGCAAATGCTGCATGGTGTCTATTTGTATCCATGTTCTAGAAGAGTGCGACACTTCATTTGCAGGGGATGGAAATGCCAATGAGTGAGGAAAAGCACCAAGATGGTCACTGAGAATTTTCTTGAGTGGCGACAGATTACTTGGCAAGTTAATCTTTATCCGTATCAGTAAATTTGTCTATGCAGGCACTGGGACAGGTTCAGAGTCTTTCACTTTTGATCCAAGAGGTCAATTGACATTTCCAGAAATTGCAATTCTGGTTTGAGAAAATGAGAAACCTCCAATCACGCATGCAAAGCATAAAGACCTAGGTATCGGCTGAGCCAGTtaaaactttttatttatttaccaTGCTTATGTCAGAAAATTGAAACATACTCTGCAGTTAAAGCATACCAACCTTCGACTGGCATGGAAGGTAAAGCAATTCAAGCCACCATTTATCATGTGCTTCTAAATAGACCTGCTATTTGCTTGCTTGCACATAAAAGCTTTCAAGTCTGACCCTTCACGAGCTAAAACTAGTGAGCTTGTTAAAGAAATTGCTTACAGaaaactcaattgaaaataaGATGCAACGGGCAAGAACTTTACATAAATGAATACAAGTAAGCTCCTTCTAAAGCCACTAATAGAAAGAAAAGGATATCAACTCGTCCTTAATGCTTCCTCCAGTTGTCCCCATGTGTTGAATCATTCTCAAATGCGAGACATTAGCATCAAAGCATATGACAAGATCAACTTCCGTGATATCTCGACCTTCTTCACCAATTGAAGTGGCAAGAATGACATTACCTGTCCGAAATTTCGATAGAGACGAGTGAAGTAAACCACTGAGGGAAAACCAAATAGAAAACGCCATGCCTGTAAAACTGTTCATTGAACTTTTTGTGATTGTCCTTTTGAGGTTTCCCCTGCAGAGAACAATGAGGTCACAAAGTATTTACCAATAACACAAACTCACCAAAGACAGTGGTAGTAGCTATTTCCTATATTGGTACTTCTCTTTGTTGTCTGACAGAGGCTGTTGAAGGGATCTAGCATGTCTTGTGTGCATGTGTTAATTGCACCTTGAGAAAGTAAAGACCACCCTTTGTATCTCCATCATCCACGACCATGGAAGAAGCAATCTTCCAAAGATTCTGGATTTGTCGACAGAAAAGGATAAACTAGAGGCAGCGCTAGACTGTCATTCTCGCCAAACCAAGTCAATCAAAAATTAAGAGGATTCATCACAAAAAGAGTGGCTTACTATTTTGTGTTACCCACAATAGATCTGAAAGTACAAATAATTATGCAGAGATTTGGAGATGACATGACAATTTCAATATGTGAACAGGAAAAAGCTGCAACTGCAACATTTCTGACGTATATTCTCACCGGTTCCTGTTATGTTCAACCATGTCTAAAACAAAGATCTCCATGACCAAGTCACCAAACTAAAGCAACAATTAACAGTTTTAAGCACATCAATAAGGAAGGCATACTAAACGCACCGGAGCTTTGTCCAATGAACTCTATAGCTTTAACAATTCCccaatgtttttaagtgcatcaAGTATGTCCCTCAAGTTGAAATTTACAGTTAGCAATAAGTTTTTCTAATATTTCTAGATTTACTCAGCATCACAGGATACtataattaaaagaaagaaacagaGATCAAATTCTTCAAATTTAAGAAAATGATCACCCTAGAGCTTTTGGAACATTCGGGAGTATAGATGAGCGAACCAACAAGTCGAATACCTTTAGACTTGAGTTGCTCAAAATTGAGGCTCCAAGCTGATCATTTATAAAGCAGACAAACTCGGAATGAACTTTGAACCATAATTTGAGTAGCATCGTATAGCTCCACCTATTTACAGACAACATCTAGTTCGTCATTAATAGAAAAATTAAACCTAATGCAAGCACCAACTACCAAGATTAACCGACAATGGTACCGTAAGCATTTGTTTAAAAATTAAGGCACGGGCTCGGCTTGTTTGTTCAAAAACCAAATTCTGGATGGAagttttcaaattaaaatcttaATAGTATGTAAATAGCTTTGACATGAGTCATGTACAACCCAACTGCATATAATTCATCAAGGGCCATAAGATTAAACCGACCAACGACCCTTAAAGGACATCCATTTCTCAACTGAAATTTCATGTAGGCCTATTTCATAACATTGTAGAAACAAGTGAAATTAGAGAGGCCTTACTTTGGCAACTAAATTCTACAGCTATATAAGTACAATATCTTAACAAGAGTGACAAGTGATAGAATGCCACCATAGCCTAAATTCTAACTGATTTGCAAAATAAGTACATCATGcatataacaaaaaaatagaCAGGAAAGAATTACTGAGAATGCATCACATCGGCTGTGTGCATTTCTTCTGAGAGTGCCCGAGCATATGGCATCGGCCACATTGAACGACTCTTTTCGGGCGTTTCAAACTCTCTAAGCGCAGAACTTTCTTTTTCGGTCTTCCAGGAGGCCTACGTGTTTTTGGCGGGCGAATGGTGATATCAACTTTAGCTCCTCCACCATCAGTGCCCTCGCCCAGCTCCTTCCACAGGGTTTTGTCAGGGATCGGATGTATCATCTGTGAGTAGGTTTCACGATAGCTGTGGACTGTGAAGCAAGGCTCAGCAAACAAGTGAGAATTTTGTCCACAGGAGATAAGAGCTGCAGCTGCATGTGCACATGGCAGACCATAGAGCTGCCAGCGGCGACATGAGCAAACTCGATTTCTTATGTCCACAATGTTTGTCCGTTCAGTTGAAACAATCTCAAACTCAACCTCATTTGCACGAAGCACTTTGTAACACCGAGCATCCGAAATAGCTTCTGAAATCCGCTTTTCAGCAGAGGGTACAAGAATTGAGGTCAGTCGCATTCCTATGTTTAGACGTTCATCGAACCATGATGCTAACTGATGCCGAATATGCTCCATCATCTGTACAATAGGGAGCTCGTGACATTCTAATGCCCAATTGTACAGCAATTCTGTGACAGTCAAGGTGAAATGGCCATAGCGTACACCTTCAAAGTATGCCACGGCCCATAGCTGAGGGTTGAAATGGTGTAGCCAAGGCAAGACATCCTGCGAAATTTGCACCATCTCAGATATTTTATTTTCGAATTCAGCTGTTGTAAGTGCATAAACAGCATTCCAGAATATGTTCACCAACTTTGAGTTCTTGAATGTATCACGGAAGTTCTCACTGATAAATCGCAGGCAAAAACCGTGAAATGCGTTTGGAAAATGCGTCTCAACAGCTTCCACCATACCTATTGTTCTCTCAGAAAGTATTGTGAGCCTGGGCATACTATCAGTGTTCACTCCTAGAAGCTTACGCAGCTCTGACATGAACCACATCCAGTTCTCATCACTTTCCACATCAACAACAGCAATTGCCAATGGAAACAGTTGATCATCGGCATCAATGGCAGCAGCACAGAACAATGTTCCTAAGTACTTCCCTTTGAGATGGACTCTGTCCAGTTCTACTAGTGGACGGCATGCATTAATGAATCCATAAATTGCAGCACGATAAGAAACAAATAACCGTTGGAATGAATTTTCTTGTCCAGTGGCAACAACAGAAGCAATGCTGCCAGGATTAGTTTTCCTTATCTGTTCACAATATGCAGGAAGAAGCTTGAAACCTTCTTCATAAGTCCCATGCAGTGCAGCCATACTACGTTCCTTCCCCCGCCAGGCCTGCATATAAGAGACAGCAACCCCATGTTGATCTCGAATATCTTGCAAAATCTCCTTTGGCTTATATTGTGGATTATCCCTGATACGTGCTTCCATAGATCGTGCAACCCAGCCCACAGATGCTTGTTGATGGTGAAGATTCTGGACCCCTTCACATGTGTGCTCTGCATGAAGCGTTCTAATGGTAAATGTGGGAACTCCTGGCAACTTTGCAACATGGACACGCCACGGACAACCATCTTTGGAACACTTAGCTATAAACCTACTCCTATCAGATTTCACTATCCGAATCTCAAAATGCAATGCTATGGCTATATCCTTCAATGTTCTCCTACAGGTATCCACATCCGGGAACTCCTGCCCAACCGCCAATGTCTGACTTGCCAAAGATACAGTTGCATTCATACTAGAAACCGGAATATAAACATCTTCGGCCAAGTGGCCGGGCAGAGCAACAATTGCATTTGCACTGGACACTACGGATAAGCCTTGTTCAGCCATTAGTGTCGTTCATTTAGACCAAACACACATTTTAAAAGACCACATTTTTCCCTCTTCAAACCGCCATGTTTCATCGAGAAACTACCACAAATGCTAAAACTCAAACCGCATCAAGAATGCCAAATTTACAAAAATTAACAATCTGGTAACCAATAAAAACCAAATACTTCAAGAAAAATCCACCATAAGCCACTTGAACCACTAAGATTTCTGCAAGCCGCAATCTTCAAGCAGCTATctacaaaaaaaacaaagaaaaagaaaattcataAACATAAAGCTCAGCAGTCATTCATTGAGTGAGATCCATCTATTGATAAATGCACTACTCAAATGTCAATCAAATGAGCTCACACAATTAGATTAATACTTAACAAGTTACTAAATCTCAGTTGGAGGACCATCAAAACACTATTTAAGGAAAAATTAAACAAGAAAACCCTGGGCATAACTCAAATAAACTTCATAAACATACAACATGAAATTCAAATAACTGGAAGCTCAAAAGTTAAAAACACCCACCTTCATGAATGCACAGATACAATTCTACAGGGAGAAAAAATCCAAATAAATTTGCAAAAAAATATGAGTGCACATGCTACAACTCCTTGTAAGCAAGCATAACTGTCTAATCGAGGAAGATATACGCCTTTCAAGAACTAGATTGTCTAAATGGCAACAACCAAATATAATGAGGTAAACCTCTTATACTCTAGGTTAACCATAATGTCAATCCATGCTGCAGAAATAGATGAATATAAAACACCTGCATTTGGAGAGTCAAACCATTGATAAAGTAATCCCAAATATCAAACTCCAAAAAGAAATCGGATACAGGAAAAGTGGAGGAGgatagaaaaatatataatcacCACATTGATATGCTCTTACCCATTCACATCCTTATCCACGTTGGTGTATAATTGGCACCCTCGTCCACCAAAATAAGGTACTTAGCAAGTAAACAGAGAAAGGAAAATGGAGCTACCTATACTTTTATGATCTTGTAAACATCTAAAAGTAAGAAATGGCAAGAAATTAATCTCTACTGGCTTTATTAGTTtgcaaaaaagcaaaaaaaaactTCTCTGATATTTATTTAGTCTACTGTCTACCTAAATGGCTTACAAGTTTAGCTATCTCTTATTCAAGGGTGATAACTCACCTCAATGAGAGaagctgaaaacactccccccataaaatttcaaatatagAACGTAAAATCAATAAATGATGTTCAAGGATACTCATTTAGGATTAAGAAAAATTGCATCATTATTCATTATCCCCGAAACAAAATATAGTAAAGACTCCAAATTTTAGAACTGAAAagtattgaaactatataaagATTGAATCATTGCAGAACCGAAGtggaaaaaagaaagagagaaccaCATTACAATATGCAAGATCCACTAAAAAAACAGCTGAAAACTTAggaaaaaccgaaccaaaaaatcTCAAAAGGCGGTGGAGCGGAATACCGTCAACACAATAATCAGTTCCCAAAAGGGTCGCTGAAACAAGTCAATATGTTAAGGAAGCAGTAGATCTAAATCTCTTTCATcggagatcgagagagagagagaaatagcaGACCTTGGAGATATATATGTCGTGTCGAtgaatggagaagaagaagaagaagcagattTAGGCGGGATAATCCGGCGGGAGAGGCGGCCGGCGGGAGAGGCGGGTGagaaaataagagagaaaggaGAGTGAAAATTGAGAAGAGAGGAATAAAGAGGATTACGTTGGCCGAGCTTTAATTTTATAGAACCGACTAGACATGTTCAATTGCTGCACGGTTATATCATGGCTCACTtttccttctttcttcttttttcttttaagtcacaatattaattattaaatttaaaagggttaattgcccgtaaattcataacgtttagacgaaattgatttttgcttttattttaaaaaatacgtcTCTAAATatataacctttcatttttgtctcgtTTTTATCCAATgatcgattttttcttacgccagCGCCGAAAATGACACGGTGGCAGTCGGAATTAATGTGGTGGCAGCTAgaaattgacacctaagcaTATTATTGACATGTGTAAAAAAAAACcgcatcatcatcttccccaatcgaatcgaatcgaagcgaatatcaacatattcgattcgtattcgtgaaATGATACTAAAATTCGATTCGATTACGAATATTAAATTCGATTCGatgatattttcaaattattcgattcgattcgagcATTCGATTCGTCTTTTAAAAGtaacttaattttattttccgAATACTCGATTCCAATATTTGATTCGAGTATTCGACTTGTATTCTAtattattcgattcgaaaatattcgattcgaaattctgaaggaaataaaaaatgggCCAAATCGATTGGGTGAAGAAAATGGATCATTTGCATCCCTcattttaccaacaagttccaaattCAATCACTGCAAAATTCAGaatatgaaaaataaacaaataaatatgaCTAATTGAAGTACAGATCTGAGTTCCGACGCCGTTTATTCCACCCAGCGGCGACCCCTCGCCAGTCGCCGATCCCGCCGCGCAAGAGCTGTACCGCTCAGTAGCAGCATCCAGAGCTTCAGATCTGACCAGTCTTCTGCGCCCACCGGCTCGCGCGCGACAGTCTAACCGGCCAACGGTGGCGCGCACGGCGCATCCCGGCACGAGCGACAGCAGCAGAGCAGCACCGAGCGCACCGGCGCGCGCAGAACAGCAGAGGCACCGCGGTGTTGGGGGTGAGAGCGACGCCGCGGCGGAGAAGCTGGGCGACGGGCGACGTTGCGGACTCGCGGCGGAGAAGATAGGGCAGCAGCAGACGGCGCGGCGTGCGTGGAGAAGAGGAGAAGAAGTGCGAGACGGTCGCTGGAAGCTTGGAAATTGAAAATGGTTTCAAATCTTGAATGGCGACGCGGCGTGCGTGGGGAAGAAGAGGGCAGGCCGCTGAAGGGGAAGAAGATGGAATTGGAATTTGGAAATGGAGGCGCGCTAGAAATCAATTAGGGCTAGAGttgttttttttactatttcttttaaaaagagggttaaaaaattagatatttcaaaaatacaaattcaaatgttaatattctatatatatatatagtgtatatATACAATTGGGGTCagaattaaatattataaaattataattaaaatattatatatatatatatatatatatatatatactccctccgtccctgaaataagttcctctttttccattttgggacgtcccccaaataagttcctctttctttctttctatttttggacaactactccaccactaataatactttatttattcttacttttcactttttcaccactcccaatactaattataccactttttcaccttttctccactatcaatacactttaccattttccttaaaacccgtgccgtccccaaagaggaacttattttggggacggagggagtatatcgaatcgaatatctacgaatatcgaatcgaatatcaaaatttcatataagtatttgaataataatcgaatcgaatcgaatatttgttatcgaatacgaatcgaa harbors:
- the LOC131010323 gene encoding uncharacterized protein LOC131010323, with protein sequence MAEQGLSVVSSANAIVALPGHLAEDVYIPVSSMNATVSLASQTLAVGQEFPDVDTCRRTLKDIAIALHFEIRIVKSDRSRFIAKCSKDGCPWRVHVAKLPGVPTFTIRTLHAEHTCEGVQNLHHQQASVGWVARSMEARIRDNPQYKPKEILQDIRDQHGVAVSYMQAWRGKERSMAALHGTYEEGFKLLPAYCEQIRKTNPGSIASVVATGQENSFQRLFVSYRAAIYGFINACRPLVELDRVHLKGKYLGTLFCAAAIDADDQLFPLAIAVVDVESDENWMWFMSELRKLLGVNTDSMPRLTILSERTIGMVEAVETHFPNAFHGFCLRFISENFRDTFKNSKLVNIFWNAVYALTTAEFENKISEMVQISQDVLPWLHHFNPQLWAVAYFEGVRYGHFTLTVTELLYNWALECHELPIVQMMEHIRHQLASWFDERLNIGMRLTSILVPSAEKRISEAISDARCYKVLRANEVEFEIVSTERTNIVDIRNRVCSCRRWQLYGLPCAHAAAALISCGQNSHLFAEPCFTVHSYRETYSQMIHPIPDKTLWKELGEGTDGGGAKVDITIRPPKTRRPPGRPKKKVLRLESLKRPKRVVQCGRCHMLGHSQKKCTQPM